A single window of Leopardus geoffroyi isolate Oge1 chromosome D4, O.geoffroyi_Oge1_pat1.0, whole genome shotgun sequence DNA harbors:
- the POMT1 gene encoding protein O-mannosyl-transferase 1 gives MLGFLKHPVVVTADINLNVVALTAMGLLSRLWQLSYPRAVVFDEVYYGQYISFYMKRIFFLDGSGPPFGHMLLALGGYLGGFDGNFSWNRIGAEYSSNVPVWSLRLLPALTGALSVPMAYQILSELGFSHCAAMGAALLMLIENALITQSRLMLLESVLIFFNLLAVLSYLKFSNSQKQRPFSPSWWFWLTLTGVACSCAVGVKYVGAFTYLLVLAVAGVHAWHLIGDRSLSNVSVLCHLLARAAALLVVPAATYLLFFYVHLSLVCRSGPHDQIMSSAFQASLEGGLARITQGQPLEVAYGSQVTLKNVFGKPVPCWLHSHQSTYPMIYENGRGSSHQQQVTCYPFKDVNNWWIVKDPGRHQLVVSSPPRPVRHGDVVQLVHGMTTRFLNTHDVAAPLSPHSQEVSCYVDYNISMPSQNLWRLDIVNRDSDAGVWKTILSEVRLVHVNTSAVLKLSGAHLPDWGFRQLEVVGEKLSRGYHESTVWNVEEHRYGKSQEQKEREVELHSPTQMDVHRNLSFLARFLELQWRMLTAKSDGSEHKYSSSPLDWVTLDTSIAYWLHPRTSAQIHLLGNVVIWASASLATVVYALLFFWYLLRRRRKICDLPEDSWLRWVLAGAVCAGGWAVNYVPFFLMEKTLFLYHYLPALTFQILLLPVVLQHISDHLCRTQLLRSLFSALLVAWYSCACHVFNTLRPLTYGDKSLSPSELKALRWKDSWDILIRKY, from the exons TTTCGATGAAGTGTATTATGGGCAGTACATCTCTTTTTACATGAAGCGGATCTTCTTTTTGGATGGCAGTGGACCACCATTTGGCCACATGCTGCTGGCACTGGGAG GTTATTTAGGAGGATTCGATGGCAACTTCTCCTGGAACAGAATCGGAGCAG AATACAGCAGCAACGTGCCCGTGTGGTCTCTGCGCCTGCTGCCCGCCCTCACGGGGGCCCTGTCGGTCCCCATGGCCTACCAGATCCTGTCGGAGCTTGGTTTTTCTCACTGTGCCGCCATGGGGGCCGCCCTGCTGATGCTCATCG AGAACGCTCTCATCACTCAGTCAAGGCTAATGCTTTTGGAGTCCGTGTTGATATTCTTTAATCTGTTGGCTGTGCTGTCCTACCTGAAGTTCTCCAACTCCCAAAAACAGAG GCCCTTCTCTCCGAGCTGGTGGTTTTGGCTGACGCTGACCGGAGTGGCCTGCTCCTGTGCCGTGGG CGTCAAATACGTGGGTGCTTTCACGTACCTGCTCGTGCTCGCTGTCGCTGGCGTCCACGCCTGGCACCTGATAGGAGACCGGAGTCTGTCAAAC GTCTCTGTGCTCTGTCACCTGCTGGCCCGCGCGGCAGCTCTGTTGGTCGTCCCGGCCGCCACGTATCTGCTGTTCTTTTACGTCCACCTGAGTCTGGTCTGCCGCTCTGGGCCCCACGATCAAATCATGTCCAGTGCCTTCCAGGCCAGCTTGGAG GGAGGGCTGGCTCGGATCACGCAGGGCCAGCCCCTGGAGGTGGCCTACGGTTCCCAGGTCACTCTGAAGAACGTTTTTGGCAAACCCGTGCCCTGCTGGCTTcattcccaccagagcacctACCCCATGAT ATACGAGAACGGCCGAGGCAGCTCGCACCAGCAGCAGGTGACCTGTTACCCCTTCAAAGACGTCAACAACTGGTGGATCGTAAAGGACCCTGGGAG GCACCAGCTGGTGGTGAGCAGCCCTCCGAGGCCCGTGCGGCATGGAGACGTGGTGCAGCTGGTGCACGGCATGACCACGCGCTTCCTCAACAC GCACGACGTCGCGGCGCCCCTGAGCCCCCACTCGCAGGAGGTATCCTGCTATGTCGACTACAACATCTCCATGCCTTCTCAGAACCTCTGGAGACTG GACATCGTAAACAGAGACTCCGACGCGGGGGTTTGGAAGACCATCCTGTCCGAGGTCCGCCTGGTGCATGTGAACACCTCCGCAGTCCTGAAG CTGAGCGGGGCACACCTCCCGGACTGGGGGTTCCGGCAGCTGGAGGTCGTTGGGGAGAAGCTGTCGCGGGGCTACCACGAGAGCACCGTGTGGAACGTGGAGGAGCACCGCTATGGCAAAA GccaggagcagaaggagagagaagtggaATTGCACTCGCCCACGCAGATGGACGTCCACAGGAACCTGAGCTTCCTGGCCAGGTTCCTGGAGCTGCAG TGGAGAATGCTGACGGCCAAGAGCGACGGCTCGGAGCACAAGTACAGCTCGTCACCACTGGACTGGGTCACACTGGACACCAGCATTGCTTACTGGCTGCATCCCAGGACCAGC GCTCAGATCCACCTGCTTGGGAACGTCGTGATCTGGGCTTCGGCCAGCCTCGCCACTGTGGTCTACGCTCTGCTCTTCTTCTGGTACCTGCTTAGACGCCGAAGAAAGATCTGTGACCTCCCTGAGG ATTCCTGGCTGCGCTGGGTGCTGGCGGGGGCTGTGTGTGCCGGCGGCTGGGCGGTGAACTACGTCCCCTTCTTCCTGATGGAGAAGACGCTCTTCCTGTACCACTACCTGCCGGCGCTCACCTTCCAGATCCTTCTGCTCCCCGTGGTCTTGCAGCACATCAGTGACCACCTGTGCAG GACCCAGCTCCTGAGGAGCCTCTTCAGCGCCCTGCTTGTGGCGTGGTACTCCTGTGCCTGTCACGTGTTCAACACGCTGCGCCCGCTCACCTACGGGGACAAGTCACTCTCCCCCAGTGAACTGAAGGCCCTTCGCTGGAAGGACAGCTGGGACATTCTGATTCGCAAATACTAG